A genomic stretch from Lottiidibacillus patelloidae includes:
- a CDS encoding ABC transporter ATP-binding protein encodes MTNSFKTDSLTLSYGDKIIIDELNMTIPKGEITVFIGGNGCGKSTLLRSMARLLKPKAGAVLLDNIEIEKMATRNVAKKLAILPQSPVAPEGLTVIQLVKQGRYPHQSWLQQWSKRDEEKVFAALKATGVEELKDRLVEELSGGQRQRVWIAMTLAQDTDIILLDEPTTYLDMTHQIEILDLLFELNNTEKRTIIMVLHDLNLACRYAHNIVAVKDKKVYAKGKPEDIINAKLVQDVFQMESKIVSDPLYGTPLCIPYGKGRYILKKEGELYV; translated from the coding sequence ATGACCAATTCATTTAAAACGGATTCTTTAACATTATCTTATGGGGATAAAATAATTATTGATGAATTAAACATGACTATTCCCAAAGGTGAAATTACAGTCTTCATTGGTGGTAATGGATGTGGAAAGTCAACGTTACTGCGCTCCATGGCACGTTTACTTAAGCCAAAGGCAGGAGCAGTATTATTAGACAACATAGAAATTGAAAAAATGGCTACAAGAAACGTTGCAAAAAAACTAGCTATTTTACCTCAAAGTCCTGTGGCACCTGAAGGATTGACTGTAATACAACTTGTAAAACAAGGACGCTATCCACACCAGTCATGGCTTCAGCAATGGTCTAAAAGAGATGAGGAAAAGGTCTTCGCGGCATTAAAAGCTACTGGCGTTGAGGAATTAAAAGATCGTTTAGTTGAAGAACTTTCTGGCGGTCAAAGGCAACGGGTGTGGATCGCAATGACATTAGCACAAGATACGGACATTATCTTATTAGATGAACCAACTACTTATTTAGATATGACTCACCAAATAGAGATACTTGATTTACTATTTGAACTCAATAATACAGAAAAACGAACAATAATCATGGTATTACATGATTTAAATTTAGCTTGCCGCTATGCACATAATATTGTCGCTGTTAAAGATAAAAAGGTTTACGCAAAAGGAAAACCAGAGGATATTATAAATGCTAAACTTGTTCAGGATGTATTCCAAATGGAAAGTAAAATCGTTTCTGATCCATTGTATGGAACGCCTCTATGTATTCCATATGGTAAAGGTAGATACATATTGAAAAAGGAGGGCGAATTATATGTGTAA
- a CDS encoding FecCD family ABC transporter permease, protein MNSLKNIRLLNGTISYLIDQKAITKLILLMFIMFITFIISAGLGDLKIDPLTVISVLFGGGERLERLVVLDFRLPRIIIALLVGIGLAVAGSILQGLVRNPLASPDIIGITGGASVFVVSFLAFFSDTNGSLTVSINWLPVAAFLGASVIAIVVYTLSWKNGISPLRLILIGIGISALTQSLTTLFMILGPIYRAGDANIWITGTVHGSNWSNVFILTPWILILLFITWGLSRQLNVQELGKEIATGVGGNVQKQRFILLLLSTGLIGGSVAFAGGIGFVGLMAPHIARRIVGSSYEVLLPVAAIIGAILVMISDLIGRIAFSPLEIPAGVFTAAIGAPYFIYLLLKAR, encoded by the coding sequence ATGAACTCACTTAAAAACATTCGACTTTTAAATGGTACGATATCATATCTTATTGACCAAAAGGCAATTACAAAGCTTATTTTATTAATGTTTATTATGTTCATTACATTCATTATAAGTGCTGGTTTAGGAGACTTAAAAATTGATCCTTTAACGGTTATCTCTGTTCTATTCGGAGGTGGAGAGAGGCTCGAAAGATTAGTAGTGCTCGACTTTCGATTGCCGAGAATTATTATTGCATTACTGGTCGGTATTGGGCTTGCTGTTGCAGGTAGTATTTTACAAGGCCTCGTTAGAAATCCTTTAGCTTCACCTGATATTATTGGAATAACAGGTGGCGCAAGTGTTTTTGTTGTTTCATTTTTAGCTTTTTTTAGCGATACAAACGGCTCTCTTACTGTAAGTATTAATTGGCTTCCTGTCGCGGCTTTTTTAGGTGCTTCTGTCATTGCAATCGTTGTTTATACGCTTTCATGGAAAAATGGAATATCGCCGCTTCGCCTAATTTTAATTGGAATTGGAATTTCTGCGTTAACACAATCTCTTACTACACTTTTTATGATTTTAGGCCCAATTTATCGTGCCGGAGATGCTAATATATGGATTACTGGGACGGTTCATGGCTCTAATTGGAGTAATGTTTTCATTTTAACTCCGTGGATTCTTATTTTATTATTTATTACCTGGGGGCTATCCAGACAATTAAACGTCCAAGAGCTTGGCAAAGAAATTGCAACTGGTGTAGGAGGTAACGTTCAAAAACAACGGTTTATTCTTCTTTTATTAAGTACAGGACTAATTGGTGGCTCAGTGGCATTTGCAGGTGGAATTGGGTTTGTTGGATTAATGGCTCCACATATTGCTCGAAGAATTGTTGGTTCTTCCTATGAAGTGTTATTACCAGTAGCAGCAATTATTGGTGCTATTTTAGTAATGATTTCTGACTTAATAGGAAGAATTGCTTTTTCACCTCTCGAAATTCCAGCTGGCGTATTTACAGCCGCTATAGGTGCGCCTTATTTTATTTATTTATTACTTAAAGCAAGATAA
- a CDS encoding FecCD family ABC transporter permease has translation MILKSNYQKLIGLSFSFLFMLSLIGLSVGLGYANISLIDIIHSFIYFNTSNEHLIIQTVRVPRALIAASVGASLAVSGVFMQTLTKNPLASPGIFGVNAGAGFFIVVAVTIFQVGNLQAFAWISFLGAAVASLSVYAISSFGRDGLTPLKITLAGAAITAMFGSFTQGLLVLNEVALEQVLFWLAGSVQGRKLELLLSVLPYLIIGGLLALIISPKLNVLAMGEDVAKGLGLKLGRIKIVMAIVVILLAGSAVAIAGPIGFIGIVIPHVAKKFIGIDHRWLVPFSAVLGAILLLSADIGARFIIFPQEVPVGVMTAIIGTPFFIFIARRGFNGQ, from the coding sequence ATGATTTTAAAAAGCAACTATCAGAAACTTATCGGATTATCTTTTAGTTTTTTATTTATGCTCAGCTTAATTGGGCTTAGTGTTGGATTAGGCTATGCAAATATTTCTTTAATTGACATCATACATTCGTTTATTTATTTTAATACATCTAATGAACATTTAATTATTCAAACAGTGAGAGTGCCGCGTGCGCTAATTGCTGCCTCAGTTGGTGCATCCCTAGCTGTTTCTGGTGTCTTTATGCAAACGTTAACAAAAAATCCACTAGCATCTCCCGGAATCTTTGGCGTAAACGCCGGGGCAGGATTTTTTATTGTTGTTGCTGTGACAATTTTTCAAGTAGGTAATCTTCAAGCATTTGCATGGATATCATTTTTAGGTGCAGCTGTCGCATCCCTTTCTGTCTATGCAATAAGCTCATTTGGGCGAGATGGCCTAACACCTTTGAAAATAACGTTAGCAGGAGCAGCAATTACTGCAATGTTCGGTTCATTTACACAAGGCTTATTAGTCTTAAATGAAGTTGCATTAGAGCAGGTATTGTTTTGGCTTGCTGGTTCTGTACAAGGAAGAAAGCTAGAATTGCTTTTATCTGTACTTCCATATTTAATCATTGGCGGACTACTAGCTCTTATTATTTCACCTAAGCTTAACGTTTTAGCAATGGGAGAAGATGTTGCGAAAGGATTAGGGTTAAAGCTTGGAAGAATAAAAATAGTAATGGCAATTGTCGTAATTTTATTAGCTGGAAGTGCAGTAGCTATTGCTGGACCAATAGGCTTCATCGGCATTGTAATACCTCATGTTGCTAAGAAGTTTATTGGTATTGACCACCGTTGGCTAGTTCCCTTTTCAGCAGTTCTTGGTGCTATTCTCCTACTAAGTGCTGACATTGGTGCAAGGTTTATTATTTTTCCTCAGGAAGTACCTGTCGGTGTAATGACAGCAATTATAGGAACACCTTTTTTCATTTTTATCGCTAGAAGGGGGTTTAACGGCCAATGA
- a CDS encoding ABC transporter substrate-binding protein: MKKIVIAIITLMVFALTACGNDSTTESVNENNSYKVVHAMGEATIEGTPKRIVVLTNEGTEALLAMGITPIGAVQSWTGDPWYDHIAEQMEGVEVVGTESAVNVEAIVALKPDLIIGTKLRQEKIYEQLNAIAPTVLSETLKGDWKENFKLYAQAINKVEKGNEVIAAYDAKVETLSGKLGQDILAKKISMVRFLAGDVRIYQKASFSGVVLEQLGFARPENQNVDEFAIRGVTKERVSEMNGDVIFYFTYESGDGEATAVENDWLNDQLFQNLEAVKAGNVQKVSDTTWNTAGGVLAANLMLDDIENYFLK, from the coding sequence ATGAAAAAAATAGTTATTGCAATTATTACATTAATGGTATTTGCTCTTACGGCATGTGGGAACGATTCTACAACTGAAAGTGTAAACGAAAATAATAGCTATAAGGTAGTTCACGCTATGGGTGAAGCTACTATTGAAGGAACTCCAAAAAGAATTGTCGTTTTAACAAATGAAGGTACAGAAGCACTCCTTGCAATGGGAATTACACCTATAGGTGCTGTTCAATCTTGGACTGGTGATCCTTGGTATGACCACATTGCTGAACAAATGGAAGGTGTTGAAGTAGTTGGGACGGAAAGTGCGGTTAATGTAGAGGCAATCGTTGCTTTAAAGCCTGACCTAATTATTGGAACAAAGCTTCGTCAAGAAAAAATATATGAGCAATTAAATGCGATAGCACCAACTGTTTTATCGGAGACATTAAAAGGAGACTGGAAAGAAAACTTTAAGCTTTATGCACAAGCGATCAACAAAGTAGAAAAAGGAAATGAAGTTATTGCTGCATATGACGCTAAAGTAGAAACATTGAGCGGGAAGCTAGGGCAAGATATTTTAGCTAAAAAGATCTCTATGGTTCGCTTTTTAGCTGGAGATGTTAGAATTTATCAAAAAGCGTCTTTCTCTGGAGTAGTTTTAGAGCAACTTGGCTTTGCTCGTCCAGAAAATCAAAATGTAGATGAGTTTGCTATTCGAGGAGTAACGAAAGAGCGTGTTTCGGAAATGAATGGAGATGTCATCTTTTACTTCACTTACGAATCAGGTGATGGAGAAGCGACGGCTGTTGAGAATGATTGGTTAAATGATCAATTATTCCAAAACCTTGAAGCAGTAAAAGCAGGAAATGTACAAAAAGTTAGTGATACTACTTGGAATACTGCAGGTGGAGTTTTAGCAGCAAACTTAATGCTTGATGATATAGAGAATTACTTCTTAAAGTAA
- a CDS encoding YiiX/YebB-like N1pC/P60 family cysteine hydrolase, with the protein MGTTKFNNLRKIPYLKARDYLRTGDILFCSGEHIVSKLIRKFSNSNISHVGIIVKWNSRVLLLESVEDDGVRIIPFSQYVNNYENSKKPYAGKLYIGRHRTLHAPTFNKEDLREMLGKAADLLNRKYDKNEITKIISRIALGLSSHKDDDEYICSEFVDICFDHIGIKFDRDKSGFIFPEHIAKDENVKALFEVIN; encoded by the coding sequence TTGGGAACTACTAAATTTAATAACTTAAGAAAAATACCCTACTTAAAAGCGAGAGACTATTTAAGAACTGGGGATATTTTATTTTGTAGTGGCGAACATATTGTTAGTAAGCTGATAAGAAAATTTTCAAATTCTAACATTAGTCATGTAGGAATTATTGTGAAGTGGAATAGCCGAGTTCTGCTTTTGGAAAGTGTCGAGGATGATGGCGTGCGTATTATTCCTTTCTCGCAATATGTGAACAACTATGAGAATAGTAAAAAACCATATGCAGGAAAACTGTATATAGGTCGTCATCGAACATTACATGCCCCTACATTTAATAAAGAAGACTTACGAGAAATGCTTGGGAAAGCAGCCGATTTGTTAAATCGAAAGTATGATAAAAATGAAATTACTAAAATAATCTCAAGAATTGCGCTTGGTCTATCTAGTCACAAGGATGATGATGAATATATTTGTTCTGAGTTTGTAGACATCTGCTTTGATCATATTGGGATAAAATTTGATCGTGATAAGTCTGGTTTTATTTTCCCTGAACATATTGCAAAAGATGAAAATGTAAAAGCATTATTTGAAGTGATAAATTAA
- a CDS encoding ATP-grasp domain-containing protein: MKKSILFLDANKRATLSIIRAIGKKKEYRIYCAGERRLALCRPSIMTDKYFIYENPEKSHSLFIKSLKELVEEVNPDYIFPCSDATLFSIYNSDLYEVIKSKLIAPEKDAYMKSLDKQYMNELAKSCNVKIIEEASTSNLSFPIVIKPRFSRNLLNDEIVYGFRKFVYDEESFIKNLNVIRSYDKSPLLQKKIEGRGFGIFAAAKEGEIFASFAHERVREVPLTGGVSTLRASKQVNPFLLEASKKIIKKLNWTGIVMVEFKGVTEENAYFIEVNGRPWGSMDLAVSSGVNFPEMMNDLFIHNNNFNELKKKYNKPYNVNYYSRWIVGELNYVRYIVSSHLPIKTRLKKLANVLKKPPHVSYDTFKWNDPLPFLFELSTIIVDKLTHLMKRKKMKWSKLK, encoded by the coding sequence ATGAAAAAATCCATTTTATTTCTTGATGCAAATAAGCGTGCAACACTTTCGATAATTAGAGCGATAGGTAAAAAAAAGGAGTATCGCATATATTGTGCGGGAGAAAGAAGATTAGCTCTCTGTCGACCATCAATTATGACAGATAAATATTTTATATATGAAAATCCCGAAAAAAGCCATTCGTTATTTATTAAGAGCTTAAAAGAACTAGTAGAAGAAGTTAACCCAGATTATATCTTTCCATGTAGTGATGCAACGTTATTTTCAATATATAACTCTGACCTTTATGAAGTAATAAAAAGCAAGCTAATTGCACCTGAAAAAGATGCTTATATGAAATCTTTAGATAAACAATATATGAACGAACTAGCAAAGTCGTGTAACGTTAAAATAATAGAAGAAGCTTCAACTTCAAATCTATCTTTCCCAATAGTAATCAAGCCGCGTTTTTCTAGAAACCTACTAAATGATGAAATAGTTTATGGCTTTAGAAAGTTTGTTTATGATGAGGAATCATTCATAAAAAATTTAAATGTAATAAGAAGTTACGACAAGAGCCCCTTATTACAAAAAAAGATAGAAGGTAGAGGATTTGGAATTTTTGCTGCTGCAAAAGAAGGGGAAATTTTCGCTAGTTTTGCACATGAACGTGTTAGGGAAGTGCCACTGACTGGTGGAGTGAGTACGTTACGAGCATCTAAACAAGTCAATCCTTTTTTATTAGAAGCATCAAAAAAAATTATAAAAAAATTAAATTGGACAGGTATTGTTATGGTCGAATTTAAAGGTGTAACAGAAGAAAATGCATATTTTATCGAAGTAAACGGCCGTCCTTGGGGTTCAATGGATTTAGCGGTTTCATCAGGTGTTAATTTTCCCGAAATGATGAATGATTTATTTATTCATAACAATAACTTTAATGAGCTTAAAAAAAAGTACAATAAACCATATAACGTAAATTATTACTCAAGATGGATTGTAGGCGAACTAAATTATGTGAGATATATCGTTAGTAGTCATTTACCAATAAAAACGCGCTTAAAAAAACTTGCTAATGTACTTAAAAAGCCACCGCATGTTTCATATGATACGTTTAAATGGAATGATCCACTTCCATTTCTATTTGAGTTATCAACAATAATTGTAGACAAACTAACCCATTTAATGAAAAGAAAGAAAATGAAATGGAGTAAGCTGAAATGA
- a CDS encoding lipopolysaccharide biosynthesis protein produces MNELVANVKIYLKRRDFFKNVLLLISGSGIAQLLVLLSSPFLTRLYTPEELGLLGIYMSFLAILATISSLQYENAITLPRDDFEGANIVALTFFLLTIISFLFGVSIFLYNEEISIILKNKELSAYLYLLPLSLFGIGAYRILSTYALRRKKYLIVSKTKINQSIGMVFTQIGGALLIKGPLPLFIGDFVGRIGGSGKLLTTTLKEDWQTFKQVHYKAMKQLAFRYYKFPLLSTAAKFIKQLSVELPIILITIFYGASVGGWFLIIQRILGTPLFLIGSSIGSVFLAEASSLIHKQPNKVNDLFFKTIKNLVLIIFPILFIVSILSPWLVPIVFGSAWANAGAHLPILSVMYFFQFITIPVGSTVVIREKHALQFIREIIRVILICGALFYAHFFQLSATGAIVAVSIAGSIGFIIYGIFSWIALKN; encoded by the coding sequence ATGAATGAACTAGTAGCAAATGTAAAAATCTATCTTAAGAGAAGAGATTTTTTTAAAAACGTCCTTTTGTTAATTAGCGGAAGTGGCATAGCGCAATTATTAGTCCTGCTTTCTTCACCTTTTCTTACTCGACTATATACACCGGAGGAATTAGGGTTACTAGGAATTTATATGTCGTTTCTAGCAATTTTAGCCACCATTAGTTCTTTACAGTATGAAAATGCAATTACATTACCGAGAGATGATTTTGAGGGAGCAAACATTGTTGCACTAACCTTCTTTCTCCTAACTATTATTTCTTTTCTATTTGGAGTAAGTATCTTTTTATATAACGAGGAAATTTCTATTATTTTAAAAAACAAGGAATTAAGTGCCTATCTATATTTACTTCCGTTAAGTTTATTCGGAATTGGAGCATATCGCATTTTAAGCACTTATGCTCTTCGAAGAAAAAAATACCTAATTGTTTCTAAAACTAAGATTAATCAAAGTATTGGTATGGTTTTCACACAAATTGGCGGAGCACTTCTGATAAAAGGTCCCCTGCCATTATTTATCGGTGATTTTGTCGGTCGTATAGGTGGTAGCGGAAAATTGCTAACAACTACCTTGAAGGAAGACTGGCAAACCTTCAAACAAGTACATTATAAAGCCATGAAGCAATTAGCTTTCAGATATTATAAATTTCCACTACTATCAACTGCAGCCAAGTTTATTAAACAGCTTTCCGTAGAACTGCCGATAATATTAATAACAATTTTCTATGGAGCGAGTGTCGGAGGCTGGTTTTTAATCATTCAACGAATACTAGGAACCCCGTTATTTCTAATTGGCTCTTCAATAGGAAGTGTTTTCTTGGCAGAGGCCTCCTCACTCATTCATAAACAACCTAACAAAGTTAACGATTTATTTTTTAAGACGATTAAAAATTTGGTACTTATCATTTTTCCAATCTTATTCATCGTTTCTATCCTTTCTCCTTGGTTAGTTCCTATTGTTTTTGGCTCTGCTTGGGCAAACGCCGGCGCACACTTACCAATACTTTCTGTGATGTATTTTTTTCAATTTATAACTATTCCAGTGGGTTCAACTGTCGTTATTCGGGAAAAACATGCACTCCAATTTATTAGAGAGATAATACGAGTAATTCTAATTTGCGGAGCACTCTTTTATGCTCATTTCTTTCAGCTATCTGCAACAGGTGCAATAGTAGCTGTTAGTATTGCTGGCTCAATAGGATTTATTATTTATGGTATTTTCTCATGGATTGCACTTAAAAATTAG
- a CDS encoding O-antigen ligase family protein encodes MNLANIFESKLGKLYLLLIWLTFALSGWVTIEPAPVDLLVTLAFVIALFSSYLSFHSHVAFPLTFIWIFILQNIGAMYFMRNHITGFSYFFITLYLIILWVMIVGLISRFGKKMTKLIISGYTTAAIISALLGIMAYFNLLPNAETFMYLGRIKSLFKDPNVFGPFLIPIVLFAINYFEEATTRKKKLFWVSTITLLTIAVFLSFSRAAWINYVISLGTFFFFWILFSTKKRSLVKRMSLLSILFILFAAMLFTLFNNESINSMFNTRFGLQKYDTNRFATQLTVLNSLETFPLGKGPGQSDSISDYSPHSLYVRVLGEYGYLGFFSIISFIILTLLRAVYAAYKTKATLYIVCTAAIIGLLVNSFVIDTLHWRHFWLLLAIPWVYKSDSNKTASSAKKKNMRGEL; translated from the coding sequence ATGAATTTAGCTAATATATTTGAATCTAAGTTAGGAAAACTATATCTGCTTTTGATTTGGTTAACGTTTGCTTTAAGTGGCTGGGTCACCATTGAGCCTGCACCTGTTGATCTTTTAGTCACCTTAGCATTTGTCATAGCATTATTTTCATCCTATTTATCATTTCATTCACATGTAGCGTTTCCACTTACTTTTATATGGATTTTCATCCTTCAAAATATAGGTGCAATGTATTTTATGAGAAATCATATAACTGGATTTTCCTATTTTTTTATTACTCTTTATCTCATAATTCTCTGGGTGATGATTGTCGGGCTAATCTCAAGATTTGGTAAAAAAATGACGAAATTAATTATTAGTGGGTATACAACCGCAGCAATTATATCTGCTTTATTAGGGATTATGGCGTATTTTAACTTGCTACCAAATGCAGAGACTTTTATGTACTTAGGCAGAATAAAAAGCTTATTTAAAGACCCTAATGTTTTTGGACCTTTTCTTATTCCGATTGTCTTATTTGCGATTAATTATTTCGAAGAAGCGACTACAAGAAAAAAGAAACTATTCTGGGTTTCTACAATTACACTATTAACCATTGCTGTATTTTTAAGTTTTTCACGAGCTGCTTGGATTAACTATGTTATATCACTAGGGACTTTCTTTTTCTTTTGGATTCTTTTTAGTACGAAAAAAAGAAGTTTAGTAAAACGAATGAGCTTACTATCAATCCTCTTTATCTTATTTGCCGCTATGTTATTTACATTATTTAACAACGAATCAATTAATAGTATGTTCAATACGCGCTTTGGATTGCAGAAATATGATACAAATCGGTTCGCTACGCAACTCACTGTCTTAAATTCTCTTGAAACATTTCCATTAGGAAAAGGACCGGGACAATCAGATAGCATTTCAGATTACTCTCCACATAGCTTATATGTTCGAGTGTTAGGTGAATATGGGTATTTAGGATTTTTCTCAATTATTTCCTTCATCATATTAACTTTACTTCGAGCTGTATATGCTGCATATAAAACAAAAGCAACACTTTATATTGTATGCACAGCAGCAATAATAGGTCTTTTAGTTAATAGTTTTGTTATTGATACTTTGCATTGGCGGCATTTTTGGCTATTACTAGCAATTCCTTGGGTGTACAAAAGTGATAGTAATAAAACAGCTTCATCTGCTAAGAAGAAAAATATGAGAGGAGAGTTGTAA
- a CDS encoding glycosyltransferase family 4 protein: MAKKKVLIAATVYTHLANFHIPTIKLLQEKGYEVHAASNNNEGRKNEIESLGVICHDIKFVRAPFKKHNIIAMKQISSLFKEFYFDLIHVHTPIASFIVRYIAKKYNQGPVLYTAHGFHFYKGSPLLNWLLYYPAERIAKRWTDALIVINTEDFNRGIKMGFIANKNLFKTNGVGVDLKVFTKGDDRKSNFRREINIPDPSIVITCVAEFTKNKNQQLLLKAWPTLINEFNNIHLVFVGDGKRKITLEKLASRKNLKNVYFLGFRHDIPEILMHSNIVSLVSKREGMPKTIMEGMAIGLPAIVSDVRGSRDLVNHKENGLIVKCDQVNNLIENLKVLIEQEEVRKEMGDNALKKVTQYSNENVLKELNQVYESFFI; encoded by the coding sequence ATGGCTAAGAAAAAAGTGCTAATTGCAGCAACTGTTTATACACATTTAGCTAACTTTCATATACCTACTATTAAACTATTACAAGAGAAAGGCTATGAAGTGCATGCAGCTTCAAATAATAATGAAGGTAGAAAAAATGAAATAGAAAGCTTAGGAGTAATTTGTCATGATATAAAATTTGTGCGAGCACCTTTTAAGAAACATAACATAATCGCTATGAAACAAATATCATCATTATTTAAAGAGTTTTACTTTGATCTCATCCATGTACACACGCCAATTGCTTCATTTATTGTTAGGTATATAGCAAAAAAGTATAATCAGGGACCGGTTTTATATACTGCGCATGGCTTTCATTTTTATAAAGGATCCCCTCTCTTAAATTGGTTGTTATACTATCCTGCTGAAAGAATTGCTAAAAGATGGACAGATGCATTGATCGTTATTAATACAGAAGATTTTAATCGAGGTATTAAAATGGGGTTTATCGCTAATAAGAATCTTTTTAAAACAAATGGTGTTGGGGTGGATTTAAAGGTATTTACTAAAGGAGATGATCGAAAGAGTAACTTTAGAAGGGAAATTAACATTCCAGATCCTAGTATTGTTATTACGTGTGTGGCGGAATTTACAAAAAATAAAAATCAACAGCTATTATTAAAAGCTTGGCCAACTTTAATAAATGAATTTAATAATATCCACTTAGTGTTTGTAGGTGATGGGAAGCGAAAAATAACATTAGAGAAGTTAGCTAGTCGAAAAAACTTAAAAAATGTTTATTTTCTTGGGTTTCGACACGATATTCCAGAAATATTAATGCACTCAAATATTGTAAGTTTAGTTTCAAAAAGAGAAGGTATGCCCAAGACAATAATGGAAGGAATGGCAATTGGTCTTCCTGCAATCGTGTCTGACGTTAGAGGTTCGAGAGATTTAGTGAATCATAAAGAAAATGGCCTTATTGTAAAATGTGATCAAGTTAATAATTTAATAGAAAATTTAAAGGTATTAATTGAGCAGGAAGAAGTTAGAAAAGAAATGGGCGATAATGCCTTGAAAAAAGTTACGCAGTATTCGAATGAAAATGTTTTAAAAGAGTTAAATCAAGTATATGAATCTTTTTTCATTTAA
- a CDS encoding polysaccharide deacetylase family protein, with protein sequence MNYLLRKAIKLYVLLPIGIIVSFFKRDRRYASILMYHRVNDNIKKELAVTTKNFEWQMDYLKKKNYNVITLDTLIEKIKTKSVPKKCVVLTFDDGYEDYYHSAYKTLKRLEFPSIQYLVPGYIEKNKTFWWDRDIGESKLMNWEQINELSKSELVTFGAHTINHPDLDRLNNLEIHQELQGSKKLLEAKLKKEIKHFCYPRGRYNTTSKQIVRKTFESGVLMFNGKEINSKLNKDHLCVLKREPIQQSDGKLLFIARLNGWLCVEDNIKKIVYKMKDKAGA encoded by the coding sequence GTGAACTATTTGCTAAGAAAGGCAATAAAACTGTATGTCTTACTCCCTATTGGGATAATAGTCTCTTTCTTTAAAAGAGACAGACGCTATGCGTCAATCCTTATGTATCACCGTGTCAATGATAATATCAAAAAAGAACTGGCAGTAACTACGAAGAACTTCGAATGGCAAATGGATTACTTAAAAAAGAAAAATTATAACGTCATAACACTTGATACATTAATAGAAAAAATTAAGACAAAATCTGTCCCCAAAAAATGCGTTGTACTAACGTTTGATGACGGCTATGAAGACTATTATCACAGCGCTTATAAAACTTTAAAACGTTTAGAATTTCCTTCTATTCAGTATCTTGTACCTGGATATATCGAAAAGAATAAAACCTTTTGGTGGGATCGGGATATTGGAGAGAGTAAGTTGATGAATTGGGAACAAATTAATGAATTAAGTAAAAGTGAACTAGTAACGTTTGGAGCACATACGATAAATCACCCAGACTTAGATAGGCTTAACAATTTAGAAATTCACCAGGAACTACAAGGAAGTAAAAAATTATTAGAGGCAAAATTAAAAAAAGAAATAAAACACTTTTGTTATCCTAGAGGGAGATACAATACTACCTCTAAACAGATTGTGAGGAAAACATTTGAATCAGGCGTATTAATGTTTAATGGCAAAGAAATAAATAGTAAGTTAAATAAAGATCATCTTTGTGTTCTTAAAAGAGAACCTATCCAGCAAAGCGATGGTAAACTATTGTTTATTGCTCGATTAAATGGTTGGCTATGTGTGGAAGACAATATAAAAAAAATAGTATATAAAATGAAAGATAAGGCAGGTGCTTAA